Proteins co-encoded in one Callospermophilus lateralis isolate mCalLat2 chromosome 2, mCalLat2.hap1, whole genome shotgun sequence genomic window:
- the Plet1 gene encoding placenta-expressed transcript 1 protein: MVFDTFVTTNNSNITVTPDVFENNTNYTVWVPVNDNDSAVVLQAFDKNKAHSVGFWQDADEDCNGSALYHETSFKHPLLKANWIVSGSEDLTEVELQVFIVNLNRTATLSSLKLGGKVTATPWTSNHVNSLTTIPTITKTTAKTTTNTTTKTITMTTNMTTNMTTTMTTSRTTTLATTKSLAVRALSSPIAGAIHILLVFLTSKLLF; the protein is encoded by the exons ATGGTCTTTGACACATTCGTCACCACCAACAACTCCAACATCACAGTCACCCCAGACGTCTTTGAGAACAACACAAACTACACAG taTGGGTTCCTGTGAACGACAACGACAGCGCTGTGGTCCTGCAGGCCTTTGACAAGAACAAAGCCCACTCAGTGGGCTTCTGGCAGGACGCAGATGAGGACTGCAACGGCAGCGCCCTGTATCACGAGACCAGCTTCAAGCACCCACTCCTCAAGGCAAACTGGATAGTCTCTGGTTCTGAAGACTTAACTGAAGTTGAGCTGCA AGTCTTCATTGTCAATCTCAACCGGACGGCTACACTTTCTTCTCTGAAACTAGGAGGAAAAG tgACAGCCACACCCTGGACCTCCAACCACGTGAATAGCCTGACCACAATCCCGACCATAACCAAGACCACAGCCAAGACCACAACCAATACCACCACCAAGACCATCACCATGACTACAAACATGACTACCAACATGACTACCACCATGACTACATCCAGGACCACAACCCTAGCCACAACGAAAAGCTTGGCCGTCAGAGCACTCAGCAGTCCCATTGCAGGTGCCATCCACATCCTGCTTGTTTTTCTCACCAGCAAACTCCTCTTCTAA